From the Pirellulales bacterium genome, one window contains:
- a CDS encoding histidine phosphatase family protein, whose product MARVYMVRHGRAEAGFGESMDPGLDALGRSQAEAVAERLKGLGPLPILSSPLRRTRETAAPLSTLWSIKPVVEPAVAEIPSPRGMTLEGRVAWLRNLMGGSWRDVTRELAEWREDCIASVAEISRDTVIFSHYVAINVIAGAATGDHRVVVFSPDNCSVTVLETDGAKLTLVEKGNEAPLTKVN is encoded by the coding sequence ATGGCGCGCGTTTATATGGTTCGCCATGGCCGCGCCGAAGCAGGCTTCGGAGAGTCGATGGATCCCGGGCTCGACGCGTTGGGCCGTTCGCAGGCGGAAGCGGTAGCGGAAAGGCTGAAGGGTCTTGGCCCGCTACCGATCCTTTCGAGCCCGCTCCGCCGCACACGGGAAACCGCCGCACCACTGTCGACGCTTTGGAGTATCAAGCCCGTCGTCGAGCCCGCGGTTGCAGAAATCCCGTCGCCGAGGGGCATGACGCTGGAGGGACGTGTCGCCTGGCTGCGAAACCTGATGGGCGGGTCCTGGCGGGATGTCACGCGTGAGCTGGCCGAGTGGCGCGAAGACTGCATTGCATCGGTCGCGGAAATCTCGCGCGACACCGTGATCTTTTCCCACTACGTCGCGATCAATGTGATTGCAGGCGCGGCGACGGGAGACCACCGGGTGGTCGTGTTTTCGCCGGACAATTGTTCGGTGACCGTGCTCGAAACCGACGGCGCGAAACTCACCCTGGTCGAAAAGGGCAACGAGGCCCCGCTGACCAAGGTCAACTAG